In the Rubrivivax gelatinosus IL144 genome, GACGCCTTCATCATGCGCGTCTGCGACGTGATGCTGTCGTTCCCGGCGATCCTCGTCGCGCTCTTGATCGACGGCGTCGGCCGGGCGCTGTTCCCGCAGGCCCACGAGACGCTGGCTTTCGGCGTGCTGATCCTGGCGATCGCGCTGACCGACTGGGTGCGATACGCACGCACGGTGCGCGGCTCGACGATGGTCGAGCGCCAGAAGGAGTACGTGCAGGCGGCGCGCATCATCGGCGTGCCCTCGCTGCGCATCATGCGCCGCCACGTGCTGCCCAACGTGATGGGGCCGGTGCTGGTGCTGGCGACGATCCAGGTCGCCACCGCCATCCTCACCGAGGCGACGCTGTCCTTCCTTGGCGTCGGCGTGCCGCCGACCTCGCCGTCGCTGGGCACGCTGATCCGCGTCGGCAACGACTTCCTGTTCTCGGGCGAATGGTGGATCACGATCTTCCCGGGCCTGATGCTGGTGCTGATCGCGCTGTCGGTGAACCTGCTCGGCGACTGGCTGCGTGACGCGCTGAACCCGAGGCTGCGCTGATGGACGCCCCGCTGCTCGAAGTCCGGCGCTTGAGCGTCGAGTTCCCGACGCGCCGCGGCACGCTGCTGGCGCTGGACGACATCTCCTTCGACATCCGCGCCGGCGAGATCCTCGGCGTCGTCGGCGAGTCCGGTGCCGGCAAGTCGCTGACCGGCGCGGCCATCATCGGTCTGCTGGAGCCGCCGGGGCGCGTCGCCGGCGGTGAGATCCGCCTCGAAGGACGGCGCATCGACAACCTGCCGCACGAGGCGATGCGCCGGCTGCGCGGGCGCTCGATCGGCGCCGTCTTCCAGGACCCGCTGACCTCGCTGAACCCGCTGTACACGGTGGGTCGGCAACTCGTCGAGACGATCCGCACCCATCTGCCGGTGTCGGCCGAGGAGGCGAGGGCGCGTGCGATCCGGCTGCTGGAGGAGACCGGCATCCCGGCGGCGCGCGAACGTTTCGAGCACTACCCGCACCAGTTCTCCGGCGGCATGCGCCAGCGGGTCGTCATCGCGCTGGCGCTGGCCGCCGAGCCCAAGCTGATCGTCGCCGACGAGCCGACGACGGCGCTGGACGTCTCGATCCAGGCCCAGATCATCACGCTGCTCAAACGCGTCTGCCGCGAACACGGCGCGGCGGTGATGCTGGTCACGCACGACATGGGCGTCATCGCCGAGACCTGCGACCGCGTCGCCGTGATGTACGCCGGCCGCATCGCCGAGATCGGCCCGGTGGCCGAGGTCATCCACCGCGCCCGCCATCCGTACACGGTCGGGCTGATGGGCTCGATCCCGGCGATGGACGTCGAGCGCGAGCGCCTGGCGCAGATCGACGGCGCGATGCCGCGGCTGGGGGCGATCCCCGCCGGCTGCGCCTTCCACCCGCGCTGCG is a window encoding:
- a CDS encoding ABC transporter ATP-binding protein; its protein translation is MDAPLLEVRRLSVEFPTRRGTLLALDDISFDIRAGEILGVVGESGAGKSLTGAAIIGLLEPPGRVAGGEIRLEGRRIDNLPHEAMRRLRGRSIGAVFQDPLTSLNPLYTVGRQLVETIRTHLPVSAEEARARAIRLLEETGIPAARERFEHYPHQFSGGMRQRVVIALALAAEPKLIVADEPTTALDVSIQAQIITLLKRVCREHGAAVMLVTHDMGVIAETCDRVAVMYAGRIAEIGPVAEVIHRARHPYTVGLMGSIPAMDVERERLAQIDGAMPRLGAIPAGCAFHPRCEHTFARCRSERPELMAAGTTRAACWLVAADEEAA
- a CDS encoding ABC transporter permease, with amino-acid sequence MAPVPDTSLPKPPGRLARFLDGDVWHSFKRSPTAILAALIAAACVFCALFAGWVSPQDPFDLTTLDLMDSRLPPAWIDGGSTKYLLGTDDQGRDILSALMYGARISLLVGLASVLLSLVLGVGLGLLAGFVGGRTDAFIMRVCDVMLSFPAILVALLIDGVGRALFPQAHETLAFGVLILAIALTDWVRYARTVRGSTMVERQKEYVQAARIIGVPSLRIMRRHVLPNVMGPVLVLATIQVATAILTEATLSFLGVGVPPTSPSLGTLIRVGNDFLFSGEWWITIFPGLMLVLIALSVNLLGDWLRDALNPRLR